In one Modestobacter sp. L9-4 genomic region, the following are encoded:
- a CDS encoding glucose-6-phosphate dehydrogenase assembly protein OpcA: protein MTTLWDTTGSAVVKELAAQRRTGGAVMSGVALTLVVVADESRVAEAEEAASAAAEVNPCRLLIVVRRQVEAPVPRLDAEVVVGGRLGPGEAVVMRMYGRLGLHAESVVLPLLAADAPVITWWHAPPPERVSTDALGVIADRRISDSSMSDDPIGALNIRARDYAPGDTDLTWTRSTPWRATLASTLDSVSGRRAEAVRILGGEVQGDVDNATAQLVAGWLSSRSGTSIRVVPSTRVPGPAGIDSVVLRLDQDEEVRLQDDRKGGAVIQQPNRPEAVVALPDRSLGELIGEELRRLDQDEPFSEALEVVTGQTGLAARPALREHVWFDPMRNKPVVGEEPDEPTGAAAPLPTVPPSSEGTDEVALSGEHDDPADDSDEQSMVQDADAPAADAATGKKGGKR from the coding sequence GTGACGACGCTGTGGGACACCACCGGATCCGCGGTGGTCAAGGAGCTGGCCGCCCAGCGGCGCACCGGCGGTGCGGTGATGAGCGGTGTCGCACTGACCCTGGTGGTCGTCGCCGACGAGAGCCGGGTCGCCGAGGCCGAAGAGGCCGCCAGCGCCGCCGCCGAGGTCAACCCCTGCCGGCTGCTGATCGTGGTGCGCCGGCAGGTCGAGGCACCGGTCCCCCGCCTCGACGCCGAGGTGGTCGTGGGCGGGCGGCTCGGCCCCGGTGAAGCGGTGGTGATGCGCATGTACGGCCGGCTCGGCCTGCACGCGGAGTCCGTCGTCCTGCCGCTGCTGGCCGCCGACGCCCCGGTGATCACCTGGTGGCACGCCCCGCCGCCGGAGCGGGTCTCCACCGACGCGCTCGGCGTGATCGCCGACCGCCGGATCAGCGACTCCTCCATGTCGGACGACCCGATCGGTGCCCTGAACATCCGGGCCCGTGACTACGCCCCCGGCGACACCGACCTGACCTGGACCCGCAGCACCCCCTGGCGCGCGACCCTGGCCTCCACGCTGGACTCCGTGTCCGGTCGCCGGGCCGAGGCCGTGCGGATCCTGGGTGGCGAGGTGCAGGGCGACGTCGACAACGCCACCGCGCAGCTCGTCGCCGGCTGGCTGTCCTCCCGGTCGGGCACCTCCATCCGCGTCGTCCCCAGCACCCGCGTGCCGGGGCCGGCCGGCATCGACTCGGTGGTGCTGCGGCTGGACCAGGACGAGGAGGTGCGCCTGCAGGACGACCGCAAGGGCGGTGCGGTCATCCAGCAGCCGAACCGGCCCGAGGCCGTCGTCGCGCTGCCGGACCGCTCGCTGGGCGAGCTGATCGGTGAGGAGCTGCGCCGGCTGGACCAGGACGAACCGTTCAGCGAGGCGCTCGAGGTGGTGACCGGCCAGACCGGTCTCGCCGCCCGTCCGGCGCTGCGCGAGCACGTCTGGTTCGACCCGATGCGCAACAAGCCCGTGGTCGGTGAGGAGCCGGACGAGCCGACCGGTGCGGCCGCACCGCTGCCGACCGTCCCGCCGTCCTCGGAGGGCACCGACGAGGTGGCCCTGAGCGGTGAGCACGACGACCCGGCCGACGACTCCGACGAGCAGTCGATGGTCCAGGACGCCGACGCGCCCGCCGCCGACGCCGCCACCGGCAAGAAGGGCGGGAAGCGATGA
- the pgl gene encoding 6-phosphogluconolactonase: MSQESPGEQVDEALAEAGLATPDVVIEPDADTLARSVASALVARLAAAQAVHGTASVVLTGGGIGTAVLQRVAALAAEPEREVVDWTAVHVWWGDERWVPVDHPDRNELGAQQALLDHVTVDPEKVHPMPSSDAGYDSPEDAAAWYAEQLAAVAEDGAAVPRIDVLLLGMGPEGHVASIFPDSPAATDDRPVVAVHDCPKPPPTRVSLGFTAITAAEEVWLLVSGQGKAAAVARALGGAAPVDLPAAGARGRQATRWLLDADAASELPGR; the protein is encoded by the coding sequence ATGAGCCAGGAGTCCCCCGGGGAGCAGGTCGACGAGGCCCTGGCCGAGGCCGGCCTGGCCACCCCCGACGTGGTGATCGAGCCCGACGCCGACACCCTCGCCCGGTCGGTGGCCTCCGCGCTGGTCGCGCGGCTGGCCGCCGCCCAGGCGGTGCACGGGACGGCGTCGGTGGTGCTCACCGGCGGGGGCATCGGCACCGCCGTGCTCCAGCGGGTCGCCGCGCTGGCGGCCGAGCCGGAGCGGGAGGTCGTCGACTGGACCGCGGTGCACGTCTGGTGGGGTGACGAGCGCTGGGTGCCCGTCGACCACCCGGACCGCAACGAGCTCGGCGCGCAGCAGGCGTTGCTCGACCACGTCACCGTCGACCCGGAGAAGGTGCACCCGATGCCCTCCTCCGACGCCGGCTACGACTCCCCCGAGGACGCCGCGGCCTGGTACGCCGAGCAGCTAGCGGCGGTGGCCGAGGACGGCGCGGCCGTGCCGCGGATCGACGTGCTGCTGCTGGGCATGGGACCCGAGGGCCACGTGGCCTCGATCTTCCCGGACTCCCCCGCCGCCACCGACGACCGCCCGGTCGTCGCGGTGCACGACTGCCCGAAGCCGCCGCCGACCCGGGTGAGCCTCGGGTTCACGGCGATCACCGCGGCCGAGGAGGTCTGGCTGCTGGTCAGCGGGCAGGGCAAGGCCGCGGCCGTCGCCCGCGCGCTGGGCGGCGCCGCACCGGTCGACCTCCCCGCAGCGGGTGCACGCGGACGGCAGGCCACCCGCTGGCTGCTCGACGCCGACGCGGCCAGCGAGCTCCCCGGCCGCTGA
- a CDS encoding RNA polymerase-binding protein RbpA gives MAGGNAIRGSRVGAGPMGEVERGEAAPRNRVGFWCANGHESRIAFAADIEVPECWDCPRCGLPAGTDQQNPPPAPRTEPYKTHLAYVRERRSDEDGDALLQEALARLKARRGG, from the coding sequence GTGGCAGGTGGGAACGCGATCCGGGGGAGCCGGGTCGGTGCAGGTCCGATGGGCGAGGTCGAACGGGGCGAGGCAGCGCCGCGCAACCGGGTCGGCTTCTGGTGTGCGAACGGGCACGAGTCGCGGATCGCCTTCGCGGCCGACATCGAGGTGCCGGAGTGCTGGGACTGTCCGCGCTGCGGGCTGCCGGCCGGCACCGATCAGCAGAACCCTCCGCCCGCACCGCGGACGGAGCCGTACAAGACGCACCTGGCCTACGTGCGGGAGCGCCGCTCGGACGAGGACGGTGACGCCCTCCTGCAGGAGGCGCTCGCCCGGCTGAAGGCCCGCCGCGGCGGCTGA
- the secG gene encoding preprotein translocase subunit SecG yields the protein MELFLNVLLALTSVLLIVLILLHRGKGGGLSSMFGGAVSSQLSGSSVVEKNLNRITVIAGLLWAVCIIGLGILIKA from the coding sequence ATGGAACTGTTCCTCAACGTGCTGCTGGCGCTGACCAGCGTCCTGCTGATCGTGCTCATCCTGCTGCACCGCGGCAAGGGCGGCGGGCTGTCGTCGATGTTCGGTGGCGCCGTCTCCTCGCAGCTGTCCGGCAGCTCCGTGGTGGAGAAGAACCTGAACCGGATCACCGTGATCGCCGGTCTGCTCTGGGCCGTCTGCATCATCGGCCTGGGCATCCTGATCAAGGCCTGA
- a CDS encoding ABC transporter substrate-binding protein, producing MLAVLVALAVLTGCNGTNTGAAAVPTQAGEPDSGVTGVRAPSETPGGTLRLVAGQVDSLDPQRSYTPGVWNLMRLYTRTLVTYPATPGNTGQLVPDLATDLGTTPDGGRTWTFTLREGVRFENGRSITSRDVKYGIERSFASEVVVGGPTYVVDLLDDDADPYPGPYVDETPDRLGLRSVTTPDDRTIVFTLTSPSVDFPFVLALPSSSPVPAESDTGGAYGDHPISSGPYMITSVDAQAGIALQRNPQWDPATDDVRTALPDTVLVRTGLSGVARDQALLAGSADLDLSGTGVQQATTSRLADDALAGRIDDVTTGSVRLLAMPTTVAPMDNRDCRAAVAAVVDRAAVQQALQGPSNADPIARLWPSVLAGGPQDAEPRPDPVAARASLATCGHPEGFSTVLAVPDVPASVEVARVLSAALAEVSITAEVRPLDPSTFYAEISNPAAVTTAGYGIVLANWRADFSTAASFLVPLVDGHSIRTVGNINYARLDDAGVNGLVDAARAAPDPAAAADAWRQVAEAVQQTAAYVPLVETRVQLLAGQRLRNGVVMQPYGSYDVATAGVG from the coding sequence GTGCTCGCCGTGCTGGTCGCGCTGGCGGTGCTCACCGGGTGCAACGGCACCAACACCGGTGCTGCCGCGGTGCCCACCCAGGCCGGTGAGCCCGACAGCGGGGTGACCGGCGTCCGCGCACCGTCGGAGACCCCCGGCGGCACGCTGCGGCTGGTCGCCGGCCAGGTCGACAGCCTGGACCCGCAGCGGTCCTACACCCCTGGGGTCTGGAACCTGATGCGGCTGTACACCCGCACCCTGGTCACCTACCCCGCGACCCCCGGCAACACCGGTCAGCTGGTGCCCGACCTGGCCACCGACCTGGGCACCACCCCCGACGGCGGCCGCACCTGGACCTTCACCCTCCGCGAGGGCGTCCGGTTCGAGAACGGCCGGTCGATCACCTCCCGCGACGTCAAGTACGGCATCGAGCGGTCCTTCGCCTCCGAGGTCGTCGTCGGCGGTCCCACCTACGTGGTCGACCTGCTCGACGACGACGCCGACCCCTACCCCGGCCCCTACGTGGACGAGACGCCCGACCGGCTGGGCCTCCGGTCGGTCACGACGCCGGACGACCGGACGATCGTGTTCACCCTGACCAGCCCCAGCGTGGACTTCCCGTTCGTCCTGGCGCTGCCCTCCAGCAGCCCGGTGCCGGCGGAGAGCGACACCGGCGGGGCGTACGGCGACCACCCGATCAGCTCCGGGCCGTACATGATCACCTCGGTGGACGCCCAGGCCGGCATCGCGCTGCAGCGCAACCCGCAGTGGGACCCGGCCACCGACGACGTGCGCACGGCGCTGCCGGACACGGTGCTGGTGCGCACCGGGCTGTCCGGGGTGGCCCGCGACCAGGCGCTGCTGGCCGGCTCCGCCGACCTCGACCTGTCCGGCACCGGCGTGCAGCAGGCCACCACCAGCAGGCTCGCCGACGACGCGCTGGCCGGGCGGATCGACGACGTGACCACCGGGTCGGTCCGGCTGCTGGCCATGCCGACGACGGTCGCCCCGATGGACAACCGGGACTGCCGCGCGGCCGTGGCCGCCGTGGTCGACCGGGCGGCCGTGCAGCAGGCGCTGCAGGGCCCCAGCAACGCCGACCCCATCGCCCGCCTGTGGCCCAGCGTGCTGGCCGGTGGGCCGCAGGACGCCGAGCCCCGGCCCGACCCGGTCGCCGCCCGTGCCTCGCTCGCCACCTGCGGCCACCCCGAGGGGTTCAGCACGGTGCTCGCCGTCCCCGACGTGCCGGCGAGCGTCGAGGTGGCCCGGGTGCTGTCCGCCGCGCTGGCCGAGGTGTCGATCACCGCGGAGGTCCGGCCGCTGGACCCGAGCACGTTCTACGCCGAGATCAGCAACCCGGCCGCGGTCACCACGGCCGGCTACGGGATCGTGCTGGCCAACTGGCGGGCGGACTTCTCGACCGCGGCGTCCTTCCTGGTGCCACTGGTCGACGGGCACTCCATCCGCACGGTGGGCAACATCAACTACGCCCGGCTCGACGACGCCGGGGTCAACGGCCTGGTCGACGCGGCCCGTGCGGCTCCGGACCCCGCGGCCGCCGCGGACGCCTGGCGCCAGGTGGCCGAGGCGGTCCAGCAGACCGCGGCCTACGTGCCACTGGTCGAGACGCGGGTGCAGCTGCTGGCCGGTCAGCGGCTGCGCAACGGTGTGGTCATGCAGCCCTACGGCAGCTACGACGTCGCCACCGCCGGCGTCGGCTGA
- the tpiA gene encoding triose-phosphate isomerase, protein MARTKATPVREGRRPLIAGNWKMNLTHLEAIGLVQKLAFSLTDPQLEAAEVVVVPPFTALRSVQTLVAGDKLEIGYGAQDLSAADEGAYTGEVSGAMLAALACRYVLVGHSERRTRHGEDDAVVATKLQAALRHGLVPVLCVGEGLEVRRADAQVQHCTDQLDRALAGLSTEQLQGAGPGSEIVVAYEPVWAIGTGEVATPDDAQEVCGALRARLAERHGPELAAAVRILYGGSVKADNTAGILAGPDVDGALVGGASLDADQFAQICRTAADGS, encoded by the coding sequence ATGGCGCGGACGAAGGCGACGCCGGTCCGGGAGGGCCGGCGTCCGCTGATCGCCGGCAACTGGAAGATGAACCTGACCCACCTCGAGGCGATCGGGCTGGTGCAGAAGCTGGCCTTCTCGCTCACCGACCCGCAGCTCGAGGCGGCCGAGGTCGTCGTCGTCCCGCCGTTCACCGCGCTGCGCAGCGTGCAGACGCTGGTGGCCGGCGACAAGCTGGAGATCGGGTACGGGGCCCAGGACCTCTCCGCCGCCGACGAGGGCGCCTACACCGGCGAGGTCAGCGGGGCGATGCTCGCCGCGCTGGCCTGCCGGTACGTCCTGGTCGGGCACTCCGAGCGGCGCACGCGGCACGGTGAGGACGACGCCGTCGTCGCCACCAAGCTGCAGGCGGCGCTGCGGCACGGGCTCGTGCCCGTGCTGTGCGTGGGGGAGGGGCTCGAGGTGCGCCGGGCTGATGCGCAGGTCCAGCACTGCACCGACCAGCTCGACCGCGCCCTGGCCGGGCTGAGCACCGAGCAGCTGCAGGGCGCCGGCCCGGGGTCGGAGATCGTGGTCGCCTACGAGCCGGTCTGGGCGATCGGCACCGGTGAGGTCGCCACCCCCGACGATGCGCAGGAGGTCTGTGGGGCGTTGCGGGCGCGGCTCGCCGAGCGTCACGGCCCCGAGCTGGCCGCGGCCGTCCGTATCCTCTACGGGGGTTCGGTCAAGGCCGACAACACGGCCGGGATCCTCGCCGGCCCGGACGTCGACGGTGCGCTCGTCGGCGGGGCCAGCCTGGACGCCGACCAGTTCGCGCAGATCTGTCGTACCGCCGCCGACGGCAGCTGA
- the pgk gene encoding phosphoglycerate kinase, with protein sequence MRSVDELIADGVSGRRVLLRADLNVPLDKKTGAITDDGRIRASLPTLQALQAAGARVVVAAHLGRPKGAPDPQFSLAPVAARLGEMLGAPVTLAGDVAGTDATAKVAGLADGDVLMLENVRFEAAETSKDDAVRGELADRLAALADLYVDDAFGAVHRKHASVYDVALRLPHAAGRLVARELDVLTKLTESPERPYVVVLGGSKVSDKLGVIEALLPRVDKLLIGGGMTYTFLAAQGLEVGKSLLEADQVDTCRRLLAEAGDRLVLPVDLISSTEFSAEATTRVVPFDGIPADEECLDIGPATIELFTQQLAGARTVFWNGPVGVFELAPFQAGTRGVAQAVAAVDGLSVVGGGDSAASVRTLGLDEAAYGHISTGGGASLEFLEGRELPGLAVLAD encoded by the coding sequence ATGCGGTCCGTCGACGAGCTCATCGCCGACGGGGTCTCGGGTCGGCGCGTGCTGCTGCGCGCCGACCTGAACGTCCCGCTGGACAAGAAGACCGGCGCGATCACCGACGACGGCCGGATCCGCGCCAGCCTGCCCACGCTGCAGGCGCTGCAGGCCGCCGGTGCCCGCGTCGTCGTGGCCGCGCACCTGGGCCGCCCGAAGGGCGCCCCGGACCCGCAGTTCTCCCTCGCCCCGGTCGCCGCGCGGCTGGGCGAGATGCTGGGTGCCCCGGTGACCCTGGCCGGCGACGTCGCCGGCACCGACGCCACCGCGAAGGTGGCCGGGCTCGCCGACGGCGACGTGCTGATGCTGGAGAACGTCCGCTTCGAGGCGGCCGAGACGTCCAAGGACGACGCGGTCCGCGGTGAGCTGGCCGACCGCCTGGCCGCGCTGGCCGACCTCTACGTCGACGACGCGTTCGGCGCCGTGCACCGCAAGCACGCCTCGGTGTACGACGTCGCGCTGCGCCTCCCGCACGCGGCCGGTCGGCTGGTCGCCCGCGAGCTGGACGTGCTGACGAAGCTCACCGAGAGCCCCGAGCGCCCCTACGTGGTCGTGCTCGGCGGCTCGAAGGTCAGCGACAAGCTCGGCGTCATCGAGGCGCTGCTGCCCCGGGTCGACAAGCTGCTGATCGGTGGCGGGATGACCTACACCTTCCTGGCCGCCCAGGGCCTGGAGGTCGGGAAGTCGCTGCTGGAGGCCGACCAGGTCGACACGTGCCGCCGGCTGCTGGCCGAGGCCGGTGACCGGCTCGTGCTGCCCGTCGACCTGATCAGCTCCACCGAGTTCAGCGCCGAGGCCACCACGCGGGTCGTGCCCTTCGACGGCATCCCGGCCGACGAGGAGTGCCTGGACATCGGTCCGGCGACCATCGAGCTGTTCACCCAGCAGCTCGCCGGCGCCCGCACCGTGTTCTGGAACGGCCCGGTCGGCGTCTTCGAGCTGGCCCCCTTCCAGGCCGGCACGCGGGGCGTGGCGCAGGCCGTGGCCGCCGTCGACGGTCTGTCCGTCGTCGGCGGTGGCGACTCGGCTGCCTCCGTGCGCACGCTGGGGCTCGACGAGGCCGCCTACGGCCACATCAGCACCGGTGGCGGCGCGTCGCTGGAGTTCCTCGAGGGCCGGGAGCTCCCCGGTCTCGCGGTCCTGGCCGACTGA
- the gap gene encoding type I glyceraldehyde-3-phosphate dehydrogenase: protein MTVRVGINGFGRIGRNFYRAVAASGADVEIVAVNDLTTPETLAHLLKYDSILGKLPEDVSVSGDGIKVGEKTVKVLAERDPANLPWGELGVDIVVESTGFFTKAEDARKHVDAGGAKKVIISAPATGDDLTIVMGVNHEQYDGSQTIISNASCTTNCLAPLAKVLNDAFGIERGLMTTIHAYTADQNLQDGPHKDLRRARAAALNIVPTSTGAAKAIGLVLPELKGKLDGYALRVPVPTGSATDLTVTVGRDVTVEEVNAAYKAAADGPLAPYLVYTDAPIVSSDIVTDPASCIFDSGLTKVFGNQVKVVGWYDNEWGYSNRLVDSVVLVGSKLS, encoded by the coding sequence GTGACGGTACGGGTCGGGATCAACGGGTTCGGCAGGATCGGCCGCAACTTCTACCGCGCAGTCGCAGCGAGCGGCGCGGACGTCGAGATCGTGGCGGTCAACGACCTGACCACGCCCGAGACGCTGGCGCACCTGCTCAAGTACGACTCCATCCTGGGCAAGCTGCCCGAGGACGTCTCGGTCTCCGGCGACGGCATCAAGGTCGGCGAGAAGACCGTCAAGGTGCTCGCCGAGCGCGACCCGGCCAACCTGCCCTGGGGCGAGCTGGGCGTCGACATCGTCGTGGAGTCGACCGGCTTCTTCACCAAGGCCGAGGACGCGCGCAAGCACGTCGACGCCGGTGGCGCCAAGAAGGTCATCATCTCCGCGCCGGCCACCGGTGACGACCTGACGATCGTCATGGGCGTCAACCACGAGCAGTACGACGGCTCGCAGACGATCATCAGCAACGCGTCCTGCACCACCAACTGCCTGGCCCCGCTGGCCAAGGTCCTCAACGACGCGTTCGGCATCGAGCGTGGCCTGATGACCACGATCCACGCCTACACCGCCGACCAGAACCTGCAGGACGGCCCGCACAAGGACCTCCGCCGCGCCCGCGCCGCCGCGTTGAACATCGTCCCCACCAGCACCGGTGCGGCCAAGGCCATCGGCCTGGTCCTGCCCGAGCTCAAGGGCAAGCTCGACGGCTACGCGCTCCGCGTCCCGGTCCCGACCGGCTCGGCCACCGACCTCACCGTCACCGTGGGCCGCGACGTCACCGTCGAGGAGGTCAACGCGGCCTACAAGGCGGCCGCCGACGGCCCGCTGGCCCCGTACCTGGTCTACACCGACGCCCCGATCGTCTCCTCCGACATCGTCACCGACCCGGCGTCGTGCATCTTCGACTCCGGCCTGACCAAGGTCTTCGGCAACCAGGTCAAGGTCGTCGGCTGGTACGACAACGAGTGGGGCTACTCCAACCGCCTGGTCGACTCCGTCGTCCTGGTCGGCTCGAAGCTCTCCTGA
- the whiA gene encoding DNA-binding protein WhiA, with protein sequence MAMTAMVKDELSRVECTKTSERKAEVTALLRFSGGLHIVGGRVVIEAELDTGSVARRLRRDISEVYGYTSGVSVLAGGNIRRGVRYLVRIAKHGEGLARQTGLVDQRGRPVRGLPPSVVSGGIGDAEAAWRGAFLAHGSLTEPGRSSSLEVTCPGPEAAMALVGAARRLGIAAKAREVRGTDRVVVRDGDAISALLTRMGAHDAVLAWEERRMRREVRATANRLANFDDANLRRSARAAVAASARVERALEILADEAPEHLLVAGRLRLEFGQASLEELGQRADPPMTKDAVAGRIRRLLAMADKRAKDLGIPDTESVVTDDMLAQ encoded by the coding sequence ATGGCGATGACTGCGATGGTGAAGGACGAGCTCTCCCGCGTGGAGTGCACGAAGACCTCCGAGCGCAAGGCCGAGGTGACGGCGCTGCTGCGCTTCTCCGGTGGCCTGCACATCGTGGGTGGCCGCGTGGTCATCGAGGCCGAGCTGGACACCGGCTCGGTGGCCCGGCGACTGCGCCGCGACATCAGCGAGGTCTATGGCTACACCAGCGGGGTCAGCGTGCTCGCCGGCGGCAACATCCGCCGCGGTGTGCGCTACCTGGTCCGGATCGCCAAGCACGGCGAGGGCCTGGCCCGGCAGACCGGGCTGGTCGACCAGCGCGGCCGGCCGGTGCGCGGGCTGCCGCCGTCGGTGGTCTCCGGTGGGATCGGCGACGCCGAGGCCGCCTGGCGCGGGGCCTTCCTCGCCCACGGCTCGCTGACCGAGCCGGGGCGCTCGTCGTCCCTGGAGGTCACCTGCCCCGGGCCGGAGGCGGCGATGGCGCTGGTGGGCGCCGCCCGCCGGCTGGGCATCGCGGCCAAGGCGCGCGAGGTGCGGGGCACCGACCGGGTCGTCGTCCGCGACGGCGACGCGATCAGCGCGCTGTTGACCCGGATGGGCGCCCACGACGCGGTGCTCGCCTGGGAGGAGCGGCGGATGCGCCGCGAGGTGCGGGCCACGGCCAACCGGCTGGCCAACTTCGATGACGCCAACCTGCGCCGCTCGGCGCGGGCCGCGGTCGCCGCCAGCGCCCGGGTCGAGCGCGCCCTGGAGATCCTGGCCGACGAGGCACCCGAGCACCTGCTCGTCGCCGGCCGGCTGCGGCTGGAGTTCGGGCAGGCCTCGCTGGAGGAGCTCGGCCAGCGCGCCGACCCGCCGATGACCAAGGACGCCGTCGCCGGGCGCATACGGCGTCTGCTGGCAATGGCCGACAAGCGGGCCAAGGACCTCGGCATCCCCGACACGGAGTCCGTCGTCACCGACGACATGCTCGCCCAGTAG
- the yvcK gene encoding uridine diphosphate-N-acetylglucosamine-binding protein YvcK: MSDAAGPVRITTPPPVPATRPARAPGPGDGPRVVALGGGHGLAAALAAWRLLTGNLTAVVTVADDGGSSGRIRRELPVLPPGDLRMALAALAGDEPRTQEMAALLQHRIGGEGALAGHPVGNLMLTGWTELHHGDTVRALRALEELLGSVGRVLPMADVPLDLVATVASVDPDDPRETRRIRGQVAIASTPGRVRDIRVSPADPPVHPDVLSAIAGADVVTLGPGSWYTSVLPHLLVPRLRAALAATPARVVVVLNLEPQPGETDGFSPEEHLGVLLAHLEGVSLHTVIADAAAVVDRRGLLSAVQGCGAELVLAPVAAPDDAARHDPPRLAAALASVVGAR, encoded by the coding sequence GTGAGCGACGCCGCTGGGCCGGTGCGGATCACCACGCCGCCCCCGGTGCCGGCCACCCGGCCCGCCCGCGCGCCCGGTCCCGGCGACGGACCGCGGGTCGTGGCGCTGGGCGGCGGGCACGGGCTCGCCGCCGCGCTGGCCGCCTGGCGGCTGCTCACCGGCAACCTGACGGCGGTCGTGACCGTCGCCGACGACGGCGGCAGCTCGGGGCGGATCCGGCGCGAGCTGCCCGTCCTGCCCCCCGGCGACCTGCGGATGGCGCTGGCCGCGCTGGCCGGCGACGAGCCGCGGACCCAGGAGATGGCTGCGCTGCTGCAGCACCGGATCGGCGGCGAGGGCGCGCTGGCCGGGCACCCCGTCGGCAACCTGATGCTCACCGGCTGGACCGAGCTCCACCACGGCGACACCGTGCGGGCCCTGCGCGCGCTGGAGGAGCTGCTGGGCTCCGTGGGCCGGGTGCTGCCGATGGCCGACGTCCCGCTGGACCTGGTGGCGACCGTGGCCAGCGTCGACCCCGACGACCCGCGGGAGACCCGGCGGATCCGCGGCCAGGTCGCGATCGCCTCCACGCCCGGCCGGGTGCGCGACATCCGCGTCTCCCCGGCCGACCCACCGGTGCACCCCGACGTGCTGTCCGCCATCGCCGGGGCCGACGTCGTCACCCTCGGCCCGGGCTCCTGGTACACCTCCGTGCTGCCGCACCTGCTGGTGCCCCGGCTGCGTGCGGCGCTGGCCGCGACACCAGCCCGGGTGGTCGTCGTGCTCAACCTCGAACCCCAGCCCGGGGAGACCGACGGGTTCTCCCCGGAGGAGCACCTGGGGGTCCTGCTCGCACACCTGGAAGGCGTGTCGTTGCACACTGTCATCGCGGATGCTGCTGCGGTTGTTGACCGGCGTGGTCTGCTGTCTGCTGTGCAGGGGTGCGGAGCGGAGCTGGTCCTGGCTCCGGTCGCTGCGCCCGACGACGCAGCACGGCACGATCCTCCTCGGCTCGCCGCCGCACTGGCCTCCGTGGTCGGTGCCCGGTGA
- the rapZ gene encoding RNase adapter RapZ: protein MTAAPEPGPAGVPEDVPPPDDAAVAEPAPLDVVVVTGLSGAGKNTAGRVLEDLGFFVVDNLPPALLQPMVELGARGDVRRFAAVVDVRSRAFSSDLQESIRQLAEAGHRPRVVYVHARNEVLIRRYESNRREHPLQGSGRLVDGIDAERELLTGIAGEADLWVDTSDLNVHQLRATLESSFVAHGAAPEVTATVLSFGFKYGLPLDADLVVDARFLPNPHWIPELRPMTGRDAEVRDYVLGQDHAGEFLDEYMKVLALLLPGYRREGKRYLTLAVGCTGGKHRSVAIAEEFARRLSTEGVAATARHRDLGRE, encoded by the coding sequence GTGACCGCCGCGCCGGAGCCCGGTCCGGCCGGGGTGCCCGAGGACGTCCCGCCGCCGGACGACGCGGCGGTCGCCGAGCCGGCGCCGCTGGACGTCGTCGTGGTCACCGGCCTGTCCGGTGCGGGCAAGAACACCGCCGGCCGGGTGCTCGAGGACCTCGGCTTCTTCGTCGTCGACAACCTCCCGCCGGCGCTGCTGCAGCCGATGGTGGAGCTGGGCGCCCGCGGTGACGTGCGCCGGTTCGCCGCCGTCGTCGACGTCCGCAGCCGGGCGTTCTCCAGCGACCTGCAGGAGTCGATCCGCCAGCTCGCCGAGGCCGGGCACCGTCCGCGGGTGGTCTACGTGCACGCCCGCAACGAGGTGCTCATCCGGCGCTACGAGTCCAACCGGCGCGAGCACCCGCTGCAGGGCAGCGGCCGGCTGGTCGACGGCATCGACGCCGAGCGGGAGCTGCTCACCGGCATCGCCGGCGAGGCGGACCTGTGGGTCGACACCAGCGACCTCAACGTCCACCAGCTGCGGGCCACGCTGGAGTCCTCGTTCGTCGCCCACGGCGCCGCCCCCGAGGTGACGGCGACGGTGCTGAGCTTCGGCTTCAAGTACGGCCTGCCGCTGGACGCCGACCTGGTCGTCGACGCCCGCTTCCTGCCCAACCCGCACTGGATCCCCGAGCTGCGCCCGATGACCGGCCGGGACGCGGAGGTGCGCGACTACGTGCTGGGCCAGGACCACGCCGGGGAGTTCCTCGACGAGTACATGAAGGTGCTCGCCCTGCTGCTGCCCGGCTACCGGCGGGAGGGCAAGCGCTATCTCACCCTGGCCGTGGGCTGCACCGGCGGGAAGCACCGCAGCGTGGCGATCGCCGAGGAGTTCGCCCGCCGGCTCTCCACCGAGGGCGTGGCCGCCACGGCCCGGCACCGCGACCTGGGGCGCGAGTGA